The Podospora bellae-mahoneyi strain CBS 112042 chromosome 7, whole genome shotgun sequence genome includes a window with the following:
- the SCON2 gene encoding E3 ubiquitin ligase complex SCF subunit scon-2 (EggNog:ENOG503NUDS; BUSCO:EOG09260KIY; COG:S), whose product MDRSSSSTIAYGRPPQPSYSPLQQDGIHLDPNDAEPAYLPVADHATTPNKTSAPPSPVDLDQDEDPQPTDADTVTPDTAKSCDRLRPEEEERLRPRDSMTNMSSLLIGKTVTPFLREHIPSLYAPIGKPNNEETARAKNPNTRYCYRHRPDSKCRRAADEAKMIMIQNELDKLTPADQQAITHVWSLFSAAPARHRELMLQGVLSQLCFPQLSLISREVNEALKIDFITALPVELSQKILCYLDTVSLTKAAQVSQRWRQLADSDAVWVYMCEQHVNRKCTKCGWGLPLLERKRLRNYTRQRQMAKDNSNGRIEEIHDSETSVVTQNGKRLADSSDDEPDGKRRRVDESEFKQRKWKDVYKDRWEVGYNWKVGRCTVHTLRGHTNGVTCLQLDDHILATGSYDATIKIWNIETGEEIRTLRGHTRGIRALQFDDSKLISGSLDNTIKIWNWHTGECISTLAGHTDGVVSLHFEGQLLASGSIDKSVKIFDFNSKEAFCLKGHTDWVNCTRLDTASRTVMSASDDTTIKLWDLDTRRVIRTFEGHVGHVQQVLLLPPEYEPDDELLNGLSGPGDNSDSVSVSSGRSGTPTVSFVHTDRPTSSPARDGELRALYGAGFESETTRPLPARYFLSGGLDSTIRLWDSATGRCLKTMFGHLEGIWALAGDTIRVISGANDGMVKCWEPRSGKCDATYTGHRGPVTCVGLNDSLLASGSEDGEVRLYSFKAPN is encoded by the exons ATGGACCGGTCCTCTTCTAGCACGATCGCCTATGGTCGTCCACCGCAACCAAGCTACTCTCCCCTCCAGCAAGATGGCATTCATCTCGATCCAAATGACGCCGAACCGGCTTACCTGCCAGTAGCAGATCACGCCACAACACCCAACAAAACCTccgctcctccctcccccgtcgACCTCGACCAAGACGAGGATCCCCAACCTACCGACGCCGACACCGTGACCCCAGACACTGCCAAAAGCTGCGATCGTCTGCGgcccgaggaggaagagaggctCCGTCCTCGAGACAGCATGACGAACATGTCGTCGTTATTAATAGGAAAGACGGTCACCCCCTTTCTCAGAGAACACATCCCCAGTCTCTATGCTCCCATCGGCAAGCCAAACAATGAAGAGACGGCTCGGGCCAAGAACCCCAACACCAGATACTGCTACCGCCACCGGCCAGACTCCAAGTGTCGACGAGCTGCCGACGAAGCCAAGATGATTATGATCCAGAACGAGCTCGACAAGCTCACACCAGCA GATCAACAAGCCATCACCCACGTGTGGTCTCTGTTCTCTGCGGCCCCTGCCCGCCATCGCGAGCTCATGCTGCAAGGTGTCTTGTCACAGCTCTGCTTCCCCCAGCTTTCCCTCATCTCGAGAGAGGTCAACGAGGCCCTCAAGATCGACttcatcaccgccctccccgTCGAGCTATCCCAGAAAATTTTGTGCTACCTCGACACCGTCAGCCTCACCAAGGCTGCTCAAGTCAGCCAGCGATGGCGCCAACTAGCCGATTCGGATGCTGTCTGGGTTTACATGTGCGAGCAACACGTGAACAGGAAATGCACCAAGTGCGGTTGGGGTTTACCTCTCCTGGAGCGCAAACGATTGCGCAACTACACCAGACAACGCCAAATGGCCAAGGACAATTCGAATGGCAGAATCGAGGAGATCCATGATTCGGAAACCAGCGTCGTTACCCAGAACGGTAAGAGACTAGCCGACTCGTCTGACGATGAGCCAGATGGAAAGCGCCGCCGCGTCGACGAGTCCGAGTTCAAGCAGCGCAAGTGGAAGGATGTGTACAAGGATCGGTGGGAAGTTGGTTACAACTGGAAGGTTGGACGTTGCACCGTGCATACTCTGAGAGGTCACACCAATGGCGTTACCTGTCTTCAACTGGATGACCATATCCTGGCGACTGGTTCCTACGacgccaccatcaagatct GGAATATCGAAACCGGCGAAGAAATCCGAACGCTTCGAGGGCACACACGGGGCATCCGCGCCTTGCAGTTTGACGACTCCAAGCTGATCAGCGGCAGCTTGGACAATACTATCAAGATCTGGAACTGGCACACGGGCGAGTGCATCTCTACCTTGGCAGGCCATACCGACGGCGTTGTCAGCTTGCATTTCGAAGGCCAGCTGTTGGCAAGCGGCTCCATCGACAAGAGCGTCAAGATCTTCGACTTCAACTCGAAGGAGGCCTTCTGTCTCAAGGGCCACACCGACTGGGTCAACTGCACCCGGCTTGACACCGCTAGCAGGACAGTCATGTCGGCATCAGACGATACCACCATCAAACTATGGGATCTCGACACACGGCGGGTTATCCGGACGTTTGAAGGACATGTTGGCCATGTCCAGcaagtcctcctcctcccgccagAATATGAACCTGATGATGAGCTGCTGAACGGGCTTAGTGGTCCCGGCGACAACTCGGATTCGGTGTCCGTTTCCAGCGGCCGTAGCGGGACTCCCACAGTTTCCTTCGTCCACACGGATCGCCCTACCAGCTCACCTGCGCGTGATGGCGAACTTAGGGCACTCTATGGCGCTGGCTTCGAGTCTGAGACGACGCGCCCATTACCGGCTCGTTACTTCCTCTCGGGTGGCTTGGACAGCACCATCCGGCTGTGGGATAGCGCAACGGGCAGGTGTTTAAAAACAATGTTTGGCCATTTGGAGGGTATTTGGGCGCTGGCCGGCGACACGATTCGCGTCATTAGTGGAGCCAACGACGGCATGGTCAAGTGCTGGGAGCCGCGGAGCGGAAAGTGCGACGCCACCTATACGGGGCATAGGGGTCCAGTAACGTGTGTGGGTCTCAACGACAGCCTCCTGGCGAGCGGGAGCGAAGACGGTGAAGTGCGCCTTTATTCCTTCAAGGCTCCAAACTAG